The Deinococcus psychrotolerans DNA window CAAAAAGCTCCAACAAGCTTTCTTGGTCATGTCGGCCAACGGCATCACGAACCTAGATGGAATCAACAAATCGCTCAACGACATCACCAAAAACGGCTCAGACGCTGAAAAGATGTTCAGCAAGTCCGAACTCGCGACAGCGCTGGCCAGCTTGGCACGCGGCGGAGTTAAGGGAGCCGACGCGCTCAAGGTGCTAGGCGTCTCAGCTAAACTCGCCGCTGCCGAGCACATCCCCCTCAGCGAGGCCACCGAGCGGCTCTACGGCAACCTCCAGCATCTGGACATGACCGCTGATCAGGCCAGCGGATTCGGTGACAAACTGGCCCGCGCTTCCCACTTGAGCATGGCCAGCATGGACGGTCTGTCCAAAGGCCTGAACGTGGTAGGGGCGACGGCCCACCTGATGGGATTCTCGACGGAGGAATCTCTCGGCGCTCTCGTAAGATTGGCGCAGAAAGGCATGGATCCAGCGAGTGTCGGCGCAACCGGCCTGCGCAACGCCATGCAAAAGGTGCTGACGCCGAGCGCAACGGCTGCTGGTATCTACAAGGAACTCGGCGTGAACATGCGCGATTCCACCGGCCACATGCGCTCAGGCCGCGACATCGTCATGGATTTGCAAAAGACGTTCAGCAGCACCCGACCGATCTACAACCAACTGACCGGCGACATCATTACGAAAAACGATCTTGCTCAGAAGTCTTTCCAGATTTTTGGGACAAGGAGCGCCACCGCATTCCTCAATATCCTCGGAAATCTAGGGGAGTTGACCGAAGAAATCCGCAATTCCAGCGGCTTCCTCAACACCTACAGCGGTGAGGTGGTCAGTGGGTTGGAAGGCAGCCAGAAGCGCTTGGATGCGGCCACCAAGAACCTCAGCAGCACCTTTGCCAAGGCGTTTACACCTGCACTTGCTGACGTTGTAGTGGGCGCAACGTCAGTGGTGACGTGGATTGACAAGGTGTCCACGTCAATGTCTGACGCCCGCATCAATGCCGACAAGTTCGGAAACATGAAGATCAAGGCCGATGACAACGAAATGGTTGCATTCCTGAAAATCGTCAACAACTGGCTGACGGCGATCGAGAAGAAGACCAACAGCATTGGAGATTGGTTCAGCAAAGTCGGCAAGAGCACCGGCCTGAGCAACATCGGTGATGGACTGGCCTCCGCTATGCCCGCGCTGGGCAGCCCAGAGCAGAACAAGATGCTCGACCAACGCAAGCAGCTCCTTGCTGACCTGGGGGTTTCAACCGCGTCAATTGCGCTGCTGGAGCAGTCTCTAGAAAAGTGGCGAGCCGAGAAAGACGCCAAGAAAATTGCGGCAGGCGAGAAGATGCTTGCTCAGCTTCAGGAGCAGCGCAGCGTCACGAAGGAAATGCTGGCCGACAACGTGCAATTTAACAAGGTTGCGAAGGATCCCAACGCGCCTGTCGCCCCAGCCGCAGCCGCCCAGAACGGCAAAGAGACTGCCCAGCAGTTCATCGCCTCCATGACCAAAAACGTCACGGGCGATCCGAAAATCGCAGCCTGGTGTGCCGACGTCGTGAGCCAGATGCTCTCCGAACTCGGCCAGAAGGTCAAATACAGCAACAACGCCGCCCAGCTCGAAAGGAACATCAAGGCGGCGGGCGGCGTGCCAATCGCGCTCAAGGATGCCAAACAGGGCGATGCAGTCTTCTGGCACGGCATCGATCCGTCCACTGGGCGGCCTTACGGAGCCAAGAGCGGCACTCACACGGAGATGTTCGCGGGCTGGAACAACGGCAAAGCCATGCTGGTGGGTTCCAACACCTCCGCCCGGATGACCGGCAAGAACTTCTACGACCAGAACCAGGCCACCGTCTATCGCCTGCCTGCGCCGGGTGAGCATCCACAGGGGCCGCCCGCGCCAGTTGCCGCCAACAGTAAGCCCGATATCGCCGGGCTACAAAACGAGCTGGACACGCGGGCCAGAACCCTCTACGCCGCCTGGATCCAGACCAAGGCCAGCGGCAACGCTGATCCCAAAATCCTGGCTGAGGTGGCCACCTTCAAGAAGGAGCACAAGCTGCTCTGGAGCAAGATTGTCGAGGATGCCAAGGTGGCGGCCAAGGAACTTAAGGCCGCTGGTGTCTCAGACGCGGATTATGCCAAGTGGATCGCCCCAGCTCAGCGGATGGCTCAGCTCCAGAAGAGCACCCGCGTGGGCGGCGATACCCAGCGCAAGGCCGATAACCAGATCAACGCCTGGGTCAAGGCCAGCGGCGGCGACAGTTCGGCAGCCAAAAAGGTGTTCGATTACGAGGTTGGGGCGCTCAGCAGAGCCAACCAAGGGGCCAAAGAGTACATCGCCAACACTGCTGAGTTGAACCAGTACCGCGCTGAGGCGACAGGGATTGCACAGCGCCAGGCTGACGCCTCGAAAAGCCAGTCTGACACCGCCATCGCGGCTTCTAAGCGCGAAGTGGCGGATTTTATCAAGGACAGCAAAGTCAAGGGTTCGGTACTGGGCATCGTGACCGAGTCACTCAAAAACCAGCAGGCCGCCGAACAGCAAGCCGCCAAGGTCAAGGAAGCCGCTCAGGCAGGCGACGTGACCCTGGCCCAGCAAGAACTCACCCGCCTGACCAGCCAGCGCGATACCAAAGTGGCCCTCGCCAAAGACAGCGCCTCCAAGCGCCTCCAGTACGAAAAGGACTATGCCCAGAGCGTTTACGCCGCCGGTGTGGCCCTCGCGGACGCCCAGTACAAGCAGGCCAAAGCGAACGCCAACAATCCCAACAAAACCGACCCCGCAAACCGCGTGCAGGCCCTTCAGGTCGCGGAAAACGACCATACCCAAGCCCTTCAAAAAGCGCTTGACGAACGCAACGCCCGCACCAGCAGCGCCAGCGCCGAGAACTTGGCCGAGCAGCGCAAATACTCGGATGCCAGCAAGCAGCTCGACATCGACAGCATGACCAGCTCGGCCAGCCGCCTCAAGCAGCTCAACGACGCCAAATTGGAGAGCGTCAAAGACAATTTGACGAAGGTTTCGAGCTTGACGAAGGGCTTTGCCAAGAACGAGTACGACCGGCAAGTGGCCATCGCCGCAGCCACCCGCGACAAGGCGATTACCGCCGCGACGGTGGCGGGCGGGCCCAACCAGCAAAAAACCATCGATGCTGCGAAAACGGCCTACGACGCATCAGAAACCTCCGCCCGCCTGACCCGCGACAAGGCCATTTCAGACGCCAAAAAAGCGGCTTTGGATCAACAGAAAGTCTTTGCCGACGCCTCTAAGCAGCTCGATATCGAGACAATGAACAGCTCGTCGGCGAGACTCAAGGGCCAGAACGCGGCCACCCTTGAAGCGGTCAAAGACAACCTCGTCAAAAAGGCTGCCCTGACCAAGCAATTTGCCGACGATGAGTACACCCGCTCGGTGAAAATCGCCCAGGCCGAGCGCGACCGCGCCGTGAAGGCCCTCAACACCAAAGACCCCAACTACGGGCAGGCAGTTGGCAAACTTGACAATGACCTGGTGACGGCCACCAGCGCCGCCAACATCACTCGCAACCAAGCCAGCGCCGCCGCACAGGATGCTGTAACCAAGAGCGTGCAGGGCACTCGCGATTCCTACAAGACCCTGGCCACCGGCCTGCGCGAGAAGATCAGCCTCGGGCAGGTGGACGCTAAGACCCTGAACGACGCCTGGACCGAGATGGGCAAGCTCCAGGAGGCCACCGACAAGACCGGCACCAGCGCCAACACTTACGTCACCGGGGCCAGAGCCAGCGCCGAGGCCCTCCGGCAACAGGCCATCGACAGCGCCATCGCCAGCGGCGCGTTCAGCGGTCTGGTAGACGCTGGGCAGCACGCGGCAGCGGCCCAGGACGCCCTCGCCGTAAGTACCCAAACGGCACTCGATCAGATCCCCGGCGGCGTAGAGGCCCGCCGGGCCTACATTCAAACGTTGATGGACGAGAGCAAAGCAGGGCGGGTCGGTGCCGATACCATCGACATCGTGATCCGCAAGATCGCCGATCTGAATGCGATTGAGGTCATGAACGCTCGGGCCGCCGATGAGATGGTCAAAAGCACTCTCGACACTGCCGCCGCCTTTAAAAGCGTCGGTGAGACCGACATGGGTATGGACGCGCTTCAGTCCACGCTGGGGATGCTCGAAAACCTCTCTGCTGCTGGTCAGGACGTCGTCGACCAGATCAACCAAGTCATTGACGCCATCAACGGCTTCAAGATCGACCAGGACATCCAGCAAGAGGTCAACGACTTCGCCGGACTGCTCGCCGAGATGGCTCCAAATATGGGTGATTTTCAGGGCAGTGCGGATGATCTGGCCGGTGCTCTGAACGAAACCCTCGGCAAGCAACTCGACGCCATCAATGAGAAAATGAGCGGCCTGACCGACCCGGCCCGGATCGCCGCATTCAAAAAACTCAAAGACAGCCTCCTCGATACCCAGCAAACGCTGGACAACATCTACGCTAATCCACAGGACTATCAGGACGGAGCACGCGGGTTTGGCGGCAAGCCCGCGCCTACTCCGGTTCTGGACGACCCTGCCGAGCCGCTGGACAACTTTGCTCAGCAACTCGAAGGGGTGCGTAAGAACCGCTTGAAGGGGGGTGAACTTCAGCAGTGGCTCGGCACCCTCGACCCCGATCAGCTCCGGCAGGCTAACGCGGCGATGACGGTGGCGCATCAGGAGATGCTCGACGTCCAGACCGCCCAGCTTGTTGCCGCGCTCGATAGGCGCAAGCAGCTCAGCTTGATCGGCGAGAAGGATTACCTCGTTCAGAAAGCCGCGCTCGATGCCAGGGGGATCGAATCGGAATTTGTCAAGGCGACTGCTGGCCTGGAGAAAACGGATCAAGCGTATCTCCAGGCCGTGGCCACCCGTAAACAGAAGCTCGACGCCCTGGGCGGCAGCACCAGCGCCGGTCTCGCTGGGATTGCCAAAACGGATCGACGAGGCGATGAGGATCGGCAGGCTCAGCAGGAACGGAACGCGCTGGAACGCCTCTCGACTGGCAAGCTGATCGGCGAACAGGACTACCTCACCCGCAAGGCCGCGCTCGAAGAAGGCGACGCCCGCCGCACCTTCACCCGCGCACAGGAAGACCACCTCGACTTGATGACGGCGGCGAAGGTCTTCAATGCCGCCAAACTCAAAATTCAGGAAGACTTGGCCACTCAGCTCGCCGGAATCAGTACTGGCGACACGCGGTCCATTGAAGAC harbors:
- a CDS encoding phage tail tape measure protein, producing the protein MESRTVSYLLQAKTSGNEQIKIMGDELSRVKLLLGEFGAQSAGIRTITEELSRSATNARLVRGELEQVRQAGQSMATPLVTALNELNTKLDGFIGKQRVVLQTVEKLDSGVTVAARGVGILNSQMQRGAIGSELWGKQTGVLIGVLKGAANETGVFSKEAQLLERSLKSAAAVNFKNQMGAAGQAVKTVNVARLDWQGGVGDEKTLATLAQLEKGYRATQKALQSEMDTLKSKASLDEGEMARVRQLTALQEKYGQAIRNIGAVQASISGGIQKGSLADSMVRANQTLAEAKLRTDALVASQKSGELTSKELASALNSQVISLKNSLIAIRAKIAGMESLGTMDVTQREQLNGLILAEREYAAQVLKTAAAQKEAAAAGSARRAFAGGAGLSGNLGNAGMALGMVSPEAGMAGMALSMGPVVGGMMALGMATGSVIKLTKDGQQEAKKLQQAFLVMSANGITNLDGINKSLNDITKNGSDAEKMFSKSELATALASLARGGVKGADALKVLGVSAKLAAAEHIPLSEATERLYGNLQHLDMTADQASGFGDKLARASHLSMASMDGLSKGLNVVGATAHLMGFSTEESLGALVRLAQKGMDPASVGATGLRNAMQKVLTPSATAAGIYKELGVNMRDSTGHMRSGRDIVMDLQKTFSSTRPIYNQLTGDIITKNDLAQKSFQIFGTRSATAFLNILGNLGELTEEIRNSSGFLNTYSGEVVSGLEGSQKRLDAATKNLSSTFAKAFTPALADVVVGATSVVTWIDKVSTSMSDARINADKFGNMKIKADDNEMVAFLKIVNNWLTAIEKKTNSIGDWFSKVGKSTGLSNIGDGLASAMPALGSPEQNKMLDQRKQLLADLGVSTASIALLEQSLEKWRAEKDAKKIAAGEKMLAQLQEQRSVTKEMLADNVQFNKVAKDPNAPVAPAAAAQNGKETAQQFIASMTKNVTGDPKIAAWCADVVSQMLSELGQKVKYSNNAAQLERNIKAAGGVPIALKDAKQGDAVFWHGIDPSTGRPYGAKSGTHTEMFAGWNNGKAMLVGSNTSARMTGKNFYDQNQATVYRLPAPGEHPQGPPAPVAANSKPDIAGLQNELDTRARTLYAAWIQTKASGNADPKILAEVATFKKEHKLLWSKIVEDAKVAAKELKAAGVSDADYAKWIAPAQRMAQLQKSTRVGGDTQRKADNQINAWVKASGGDSSAAKKVFDYEVGALSRANQGAKEYIANTAELNQYRAEATGIAQRQADASKSQSDTAIAASKREVADFIKDSKVKGSVLGIVTESLKNQQAAEQQAAKVKEAAQAGDVTLAQQELTRLTSQRDTKVALAKDSASKRLQYEKDYAQSVYAAGVALADAQYKQAKANANNPNKTDPANRVQALQVAENDHTQALQKALDERNARTSSASAENLAEQRKYSDASKQLDIDSMTSSASRLKQLNDAKLESVKDNLTKVSSLTKGFAKNEYDRQVAIAAATRDKAITAATVAGGPNQQKTIDAAKTAYDASETSARLTRDKAISDAKKAALDQQKVFADASKQLDIETMNSSSARLKGQNAATLEAVKDNLVKKAALTKQFADDEYTRSVKIAQAERDRAVKALNTKDPNYGQAVGKLDNDLVTATSAANITRNQASAAAQDAVTKSVQGTRDSYKTLATGLREKISLGQVDAKTLNDAWTEMGKLQEATDKTGTSANTYVTGARASAEALRQQAIDSAIASGAFSGLVDAGQHAAAAQDALAVSTQTALDQIPGGVEARRAYIQTLMDESKAGRVGADTIDIVIRKIADLNAIEVMNARAADEMVKSTLDTAAAFKSVGETDMGMDALQSTLGMLENLSAAGQDVVDQINQVIDAINGFKIDQDIQQEVNDFAGLLAEMAPNMGDFQGSADDLAGALNETLGKQLDAINEKMSGLTDPARIAAFKKLKDSLLDTQQTLDNIYANPQDYQDGARGFGGKPAPTPVLDDPAEPLDNFAQQLEGVRKNRLKGGELQQWLGTLDPDQLRQANAAMTVAHQEMLDVQTAQLVAALDRRKQLSLIGEKDYLVQKAALDARGIESEFVKATAGLEKTDQAYLQAVATRKQKLDALGGSTSAGLAGIAKTDRRGDEDRQAQQERNALERLSTGKLIGEQDYLTRKAALEEGDARRTFTRAQEDHLDLMTAAKVFNAAKLKIQEDLATQLAGISTGDTRSIEDANASAALATLNAQSGSKLISQQEFYDQKYVLDKAAADRELARATADHQNLEVAQAKHDATMTALDTQYRSDSANLSTAERRAFADAQDQAARDDLDTQHQQLLISESAFIDARAAQDRAAADLALQRVKEDHGNVELAEKVHQTALRNIDTKAEADKQAAAGLAALKNAAKSASDSYNAGSSDLLSSVQAAIKLAQQADLAAKRATDPAIAQSYRDQAAAIRSQLGPLGAAVETLMKVEDYAKAAQQAFSLFGQDDWAKSAADVADGIGSTMQAVGGIGKVATGDLSGIKDIIFGALNAVNSFGNALLNLDPKYKLWKKNLLEIAAIEQKNLGEKQVGNSINPYFDQLQTDIENRTKTANATVWQKIGWWAFGGAPKIMSDEAAKSLAKMSGLFNDYAGSLGDVFRSAVGDAFSSGDWGKASANLEKSFDVKVGNMMIAKLADLQLKALNLDADIKAWAEAMDAGDYSKAAAINNRIKAKISTAFNSPALQNQINSLPGAGANKPVAGSVAEKDTEISDLQDRQKKATSKGEYDDLQSKIDKLTKQRESITGTTGGNSSITDPAQQRQRDELWNNYNKETDPTKKAAYKKQLDQATGGGSSGTTTITLLPSKDQIDQVAYIKGLMDSAGMQVQAGNIQLDAAKRQQDAAGTMVQAAGMILLAAQGQGVKPGSGRTQF